TATCTGCATTTACATAAATGAAGGGGGAGAGATTATAGGGAAAATGAAACTTTTCGGAGCTGTGCTTATCATATTGATGGTCATCTCATTAGTATTTGCTTCCGGTTGTGCTCAAAGAGCGCCAGAAAATGAAACTAGACAAATAGAAAATGAAAGCGAAAATTTAGGAGAGGAAGTTGAAGGGGTGCCCCAAGAAATTGAAAATGTTGTAGAGAAAAGCGATAGAAATGTCATGCAAGCGTTAGCTGACAGAAACTTCGTAACTTTTGTTGAGCTTCTCAACGTTGCAGGACTTGAGCCGCTCCTTGCCGAGGAGGGAATTTATACTGTTTTTGCTCCAACTGACGAAGCCTTCGACGAACTCCCTGAAAACGAGATGACTGCGCTTGAGAACAATACCAGGGAGCTGGAAAAAGTCTTAACTTACCATATTGTTGCCGGTAAAATACTGATGGAAAAAGATCTTGAAAACATGACGAGTGTCAGGACACTTGAAGGAGGAGAACTCCCCATCACTGTGACAGCAAATGGTGTTCAGGTTGGCGGTGCAAACATAACAGAAGCGGACATCATTGCCAGCAATGGGATAATTCATCAGATAGATAAAGTATTAATCCCGCCACAGTGAAATGGAAATTACGGGCTTCTCCATGAAACTGATCCACAAAAGTAGGAACTCAGGAGTCATGAGAGAAGCTTTAATATTCCTTTCCATTGCCTCATTTTTCTTATTTGATTTTTTTATTCCCAGTAATCATGGGTTTTCATTCACTGATCCAGGCTTTTGCTTCGGAAAGTTCTTCGTTCCTGTAGGTTCTTACTGAGCCGGGAATAATAAATTTGAAGACCTTTACGGCATTAACTATCCAGTCCACGTTTGAAACAAGTGCGATTTTTTCAAAGGATGTAAAGTGCCGTATGCCAAACTTGGTGTCCTCCAGCATTGCCTCATCGGTAAATCCCTCGAATTTCTCCCCCAGTTGATAAAGGATACGAATCTTCCCATACTTCTGTACTTTGTCCTCGATAGCAGGGACTAACACCTTTTCATAGTCTTCTCCTGTCAATATCCCACTTACGGTAACTGCTAAGACATTATCCGGCAGGCCCGGTATGATCTCTATCATTTCACTCCCCCATTTCTATTTGACTTCGTTTGGTAACGCTATAAAGCCAATTAAATTTATTATAATTCCAAATGAATATAAATCTTGACTTGAAAAGGAATAGTTTATCTATGAGTTCATTTTTACTCAAAATCGATGAAAATTTAGTTTTATTGTATTTAAATCTGTTTTTCAGAAAATGTATAAAGTAGGTTCCAAGCAGCAAAAAATCTATTTATCACTGAAGGTTCAATCAATTTAAAGTAAAAGGAAAATGGGGTAACAGTTCTGGATGAAAACATCATAGAGGTAAATAACCTCGAGTACTTTTTTGGGGATATAAAGGCAGTCGATAATATCAGTTTTACAGTCAGGAAGGGAGAGATATTCTCTTTTCTCGGGCCAAACGGAGCAGGAAAGAGTACTGTTATCAATGTACTTACCACCCTCCTGCCTGTCCAGAGAGGGAGTGCAAAGATTGCAGGCTATGATTTGAAAACCGAACCTGAGAAAGTGAGGGAGTCTATAGGAATTGTTTTTCAGGAACTCACTCTTGACAGGGATATGACCGTACGTGAGATTCTGGAGTACCACGGAAGACTCTATTCCATGCCCAAAGCTGAGAGGCAGGAAAGAGTTGATGAACTTATCAGCCTGGTTGAGCTTGAAGGAAAGAGGGATACCCTTACCAAGCACCTGAGCGGCGGGATGAAACGCAGGCTTGAGATCGCAAGGGGGCTTATGACAAGGCCTAAAGTGCTCTTTATGGACGAACCTACGATCGGGCTTGATCCTCAGACCAGGATAAGGATCTGGGACTATGTAAGGGACATTAACAGGCAGGGGACAACCATCTTCCTGACCACGCACTACATGGACGAAGCCGACCAGCTAAGTGACAGGATAAGCATCATAGACCACGGAAAAATAGTTGTTACAGGCAAATCATGGGAGTTAAAAAACACGCTTGGTCAGGACCTTATATACATGGAAACAAATGACAACTGGGCAGCCGGAGAGCTATTAAAGGACCTCGATAGCGTAAAAGGGATTAAAGAAAAGTCAAAAGGGATAATTGTTATGGTCAACGTGGACGGAACCTATTTGCTGCCTGAGATTATGGACAGACTTCGAAACGGGGGGATCGGAATTAAGGCAGTAAACCTGAAAAAGCCGTCAATGGATGATGTTTTTGTCCATTATACCGGCAGAGAGTTAAGGGACAACGGGGCAGAAAAGGGGGCTGTTGTAGTCCCCAGGATCAGGAGGCGTTAAGCAGTGCATACAGGGTTTCTTACCATATACTGGCGCGATATGCTCAGGTTCGTCCGGTTCCGGGCTTTGCTGTTTTCCTCACTTGTCCAGCCCGCACTCTGGCTTGCATTTTTCGGGATTGCGATGTCAAACAACTTTGAGAGGCTTACTGCAACAATGCCCGTCGTTCCCGGTGTCAGGACTATAGGATATCTTACATTCATAGGGGCAGGTGTTATTGCAATGACCACGCTTTTTACGAGCCTGTTCGGGGGAACTGTCCTGCTCTTTGACAAAAACTGGGGACTTATGCGCGAAACGCTCTCAAGCCCGCTTCCAAGGATCCACGTAATTATTGGTATAGGCCTGTCCGGCATGACCAAGTCTTTTATTCAGGCAGCTGTAATTATGGGATTCGGGCTTTTTCTTGGCGTCGAATTTTTCGAGGGCTATTCTCCGGCACAGGTTCTTTACTCTCTGGTCGGGATAATGGCTTTTGTAGGTACGTTTTCCCTCGGATTTCTTTTCCTTTCGGCTGCAATTGCAATAACTATGGAGAGCCCGGAAGGTATGCAGGCAGTAATCACTTTACTTACCATGCCTTTCTTTTTCACAAGCAATGCCCTTTATCCTGTAAACTCTTTCCCGCCTGTGCTCAGAGCTCTATCAACGATCAACCCGCTTACGCATCTTGTTAGCGGTATCAGGTACTTTGCAATAGGTAGCGATTTTTCTGCAATCGGAATCCGTTATACTTACACGCATGCAGAGATCCTTGTTTCCTATATTGCCCTGCTGGCTTTTGCAGGAATAATGTTTTTTATTGCGAGGTGGAGGTTTAGTAAGGTTACTGTTACATGACTATTACATGATCCGTATATTCAGAACAGAGAAAGGGGAATTCTATGGTATGCGCGCATAGGGACACAATAAAAATCAAGTATTTTGAACCTGAGTCAAAGGGCTGTGAAGAATGCCTGAAAAGCGGGGATAGCTGGGTACACCTGAGAATATGCCTGACCTGCGGGCATGTAGGCTGAAGAATTGGAGGACATTTTAAACTGCACTTACCGAAATAAAACCTTTTTTCAGAAACTTAATTTCCAAAAATATATCCATCTTTTTGTCCCTTGATTTAATAAAAAACGATTAAATAAAAATTGATGGATAAAAGTGATATCAATGAGTTTAGCAGGTCAAACAGCCCTTGTAACAGGAGGGAACAAAGGAATAGGAAGAGCCATCTGTTTCGCTCTGGCAAAAGAGGGAGCAAATATTGTCATTGCTGCAAGGAACGAGAGCGAGTCAAGAGAAACTCTGGACAGATTAAAAGGCATGGGAACCAAAGCCTTTGCAGTTTCTGTTGACGTGCGCAGTGAAGATGATGTAAGGCGTCTGATCTCAGTAATCATTGACAAATGCGGCGGACTTGATATTCTTGTCAACAATGCAGGAGTGGCATATAAAAATCGACTGGAAGAAACCACTCTGGAAGAATACGATGAAATCATGGATACAAACTTAAGAGGCGTCTTCCTCTGCACAAAATATGCTATTCCTTACATCCGAAGGAGCAAAAATGGAAAGATAATAAACATCTCTTCAGTGGGAGGGCTGCACGGAATTCCTGATTTTTCCATATACTGCGGCTCGAAGTTTGCGGTAAACGGTATAACCGAATCAATTGCTTCGGAACTGGAAGGGGAAATAAAAGTTTATTCTGTCTGCCCAGGAGCTGTGGATACGGATATGTACCGATCATTCTTCAAAGACAAGCCTCCACTCGAACCTGAACATATCGCACAAAAAGTGCTTGAGCTCGCTTCACCTGATTCAAAAGTTGCATCCGGAAAAATTATTGAGATAAGTGCTCCGCCTGTCCCTCAGCTCTGAGAGTTTAAGTTCAGGACAGAATCCCGATGTTCGGCTGAATTTGCTGAACTCTAAAAATATGTTTTTTATCGGGTTCTTGATCAGAGTTTAGAATTATCAGAACTTATTCTTAGAAACAATGTTTCCAAAAACATATCCTTTATTCTGGCAAAATTATAATAGTGATCTTGTATGAGATTGAGAGGTCAGACAGCCGTAGTAACCGGCGGGGGAAAAGGAATTGGAAGGGCAATATGCCTGGCACTCGCAAGAGAAGGAGCCGACATTGTAATTGCTGCAAGGACAAAAAAAGACATTCGGGAAACTGCCAGAATGGTAGAGGACGAAGGTAGAAGGGCTCTTGCAGTGAGTACGGATATCCGGATAGAAGAGGACGTCAAAAATATGATTTCAGAAGCAGTAAACGCTTTTGGAAGGATTGATATTCTTGTAAACAATGCAGGAGTGGCATACAGGAAGTATATGGTAGATACCTCAAGAGAAGAATATGAAAAAATAATGGACACAAATGTGAAAGGCATGTTTTTTTGCACGAAATATGCTCTTCCTTACTTACTTAAGAGAGGAGAAGGCAGGATAGTAAACATATCTTCAGGTGCGGGAAAGCATGGGATACCCAAACTCTCAATATACTGTGCTTCAAAATTTGCAGTAATCGGTTTTACAGAGTCTATTGCGTATGAAATAGGAGGAGGAGTTCATGCATATGCAGTCTGCCCTGCCAGTGTGGATACGGATATGTACCGCTCGCTGTATTCGGATGAACCTGTCCTGAAGCCTGAAGACGTTGCAAGGGAAGTTCTAGAGCTCTGCCTGCCGGGTACGACTCTGCCGTCAGGCTCTTCGGTTGATGTTTACAGACCTCCTGTCAGAGTTGTTTAATCACACATTCAATTTCCGTTTACTCCACATTTGTTTGATTCATATCTTCTTTATCGGAAATCATTCTTTTAATTCATATTTCCTTTACTGGAAATTATATTTCATCTACTGAAAAAGGACGAAAATAGGGACAAAGTTCAAAATCAGGGTGGAATTATGTTTAAAAACCGTAAAGATGCGGGAGAGCAACTGGCTCAAGCTCTTGAAAGATATAAAGCTGAAAATCCTCTTATCCTTGCTATCCCACGTGGGGGAGTGGAAGTTGGACTGCAGGTTTCAAAAAAACTGGGCGCTGACTTTTCCCTTATAATTGCAAGGAAACTGCCTTTCCCTGACAATCCTGAAGCCGGATTTGGGGCAATCGCCGAGAATGGGAGCACTTTTATTTTTGAAAATGCAGGTTACTGGCTTACCGGGGAAACTATTGAACATATTAAACAGGAACAGATTGCTGAGATAGAAAGACGAGTAAATGCCCTGAGAGGGGGAAACCCCTTGCCTGATCTTGCTGGAAGGACAGTGATCCTTATTGATGACGGGATTGCTATGGGTTCTACTATGAGGGCAGCCATCGAACTCTGCAGAAACAGAAAAGCAGGAAAAGTTGTGGTTGCCGTACCTGTAACAGGAAGAGAAACGGCAGATGCGATAGCAAAAGAAGCCGATGAAGTGGTCGTGCTCGAGATCCCTGTCTATTTCAGGGCTGTTGCTCAGGCTTATGAAAACTGGTATGACGTCTCGGACGAAGAGGTGCTTGACCTTCTCAGGGAAAGAATAAGCGAAAAAGAAACGAAAGAGCATGAGTTTGATCAGTCCGGACCAGGAACCTGAAAGAATCCTGAATTAATATACAGGACTAAAAAAGTTCGAAATCTCAATTTACATATCAATTTATATAAATAGACTCCTTGAGACATCATTATAAATAAATTTCCGAAACTTCAGATGCCTCCTTAGTGGACCTCTGCACTTGAAATGAGAAGTTAGAATATATTAATAATAGTCATATATAGATCTATAGATTATATAGAGCGGCATGAAATATATGGAAAATATAAAATATAATGAAATGGTCTGGAATACCATAAGATACATGGGTTTAAGGAGAGCAGGTGCAGACTCCATAAATCAAGCATAAATGGAAGAGATCTAAATCATAGCAGTTGTGCATAAGTCATACATCATAGCAATTTATGCATTATAGCAGTCATCGCAATTTTGGAGTTTAAAATCTCTGGAGTAAGGAAAAAAAATGGATTTACTTGTCATAGCAATTATCCTTGCAGGCTTATATATGGCCTGGAACATAGGGGCAAACGACCTCGCAAATGCTATGGGAACTTCAGTAGGAACGGGTGCCCTAACGATCAAGCAGGTCATTGTCATTGCCGCTGTGTTTGAATTCCTGGGTGCCGTGTTCTTCGGAAAACGGGTTACCTCAACAATTGCAAAAGGAATCGTTCCCATTGATATGATCAGCAGCATTCACCCTGATATCGTGGTGCTGGGAATGCTGGCTGCAATTCTTGCCGCAAGTTTCTGGATAACGCTCGCAACTTTTTATAACCTTCCGGTCTCAACCAGCCATTCAATTGTGGGTTCTGTGCTCGGTTTCGGGCTGATCACAGCTTATAACGGTACTATCTCTTTTTCTGACATTCACTGGTCAGTTCTTCTTAAAATCGTTGCCAGCTGGTTTATATCTCCTGCCCTTGGAGCTGTTCTTGCGTTTCTAATCTTCTCTATCATAAGGAGCCTTTACCTTCACAGAGCATCGGATTTGCCAGGCGTTGAGAAAAAATTCATATTCTTACAGCTCATAACTGCCTGTTATATCGCATTTGCGCACGGGTCAAACGATGTTGCAAACGCTGTAGGCCCTCTCTCTGCCGCACTTAACGTGATGGGGATAACAGGAACCGAAATCCCTATCTGGGTACTTGTAATGGGAGGACTGGGCATGGTAATAGGCATGGCAACCTGGGGCTATAAAGTGGTCGAAACCATAGGGTCAAAGATCACCGAACTTACCCCAACTCGAGGTTTTTCCGCACAGTTTGCAACTGCCTCGGTTGTTCTGTTACACAGTTACAGTTCCCTCCCGATTTCGACCACCCATACCCTTGTGGGTTCGGTTATTGGCGTAGGGCTTGCAGGAGGTATTGCAGCCGTTGACCTTGGCGTAATATGGAGGATTATTTCTTCCTGGATAGCAACAGTCCCCATAGCTGCCCTTACATCGGCAATAATCTTTGTGGGACTTGAGGTGATCTTTTTATGAAAGACTACATCCGTTCCGTACTCGACGTGGTCGCAGAATCTCCCTTCGTCCCCCTTGAAATGCACGCCAGGAAAGGGGTGCTTGCCGTCGAAAAGCTTGCTGAAGCAATGGAAGCCTACTGTGCAGGGAATCAGGCACTTCTTGATGAGCGTACTGAAGAAATCGATATTCTGGAACATGATGCCGACAAAATAAAACAGAAAATAAGAGCAAGCATACCCTCTTCCGTCAGGTTGCCGGTGAACAAAAAAGATCTCCTTTCTTTCCTCAAGCAGCAGGACTCTATAGCTGACTTTGCCCAGGCTTCAGCCTACTGGATGACTCTGCGTCCCTGCAAAGATCTCCCAGACGAAATCAAGGAAGGCTTTCTGGAACTTATGGCAACCTCTCTTAAGACAGCCAGGATGTATGACCAGCTTGTGGGTGAGCTTTACAAGCTTCTTGCTACTTCTTTTAGCAAAGAAGAAATCAAAGAGACCATGCAGATTGTCCCCGAGGTCGAAAAGCTGGAACACGATGTAGACGTACTTGAGACAGCCCTCTTAAAAAAGATTTTCGAATATGAAGATGCGATCGGAGGAGCAGGTGTCTGCCACCTCATGGGGCTTGTTGAAAGGGTAGGAGGCATTGCCGACAAGTGCGCAAGTGCAGCCGACCGCCTGAGATCCATGATCCTCAGAAGATAAATCCTCATTTTTATTCTCTTTTTTTGTTTTTCCTCTTTTTTGCCCTCTTTTTATTTCATAAGCTCTCCGAGTTTTGCGGATATATTTTGATCAGTTCATTGCTTTATTCCGGCAAGATAAGAAATCATCAATTTTTTTCTTCTCCCTCTGGGCTGGTCACTGGCTGCCTGTCAGGTAAGAAAAAGCACTATGACAAACCAGCACCGCAATTAAAAATAATTACTAAAGAGATATCCATGGCTGACAGATTGTTTTTAATTAAGGGAGTGGAGCGAAAAATGGCGGATGTAATGAGAAATTCATTAAAATGTCTTTATAGCTTTCCAAGGAGACATCAATATTTTTCAACAATTTCTGTAGAATCCGCAAAACCTATGAAATTCATTGCGGGTTTTGAAGAGCCACTGTAACTTACGATTACAGCTGCAGCAAGC
The genomic region above belongs to Methanosarcina horonobensis HB-1 = JCM 15518 and contains:
- a CDS encoding fasciclin domain-containing protein, which codes for MKLFGAVLIILMVISLVFASGCAQRAPENETRQIENESENLGEEVEGVPQEIENVVEKSDRNVMQALADRNFVTFVELLNVAGLEPLLAEEGIYTVFAPTDEAFDELPENEMTALENNTRELEKVLTYHIVAGKILMEKDLENMTSVRTLEGGELPITVTANGVQVGGANITEADIIASNGIIHQIDKVLIPPQ
- a CDS encoding SDR family NAD(P)-dependent oxidoreductase, coding for MRLRGQTAVVTGGGKGIGRAICLALAREGADIVIAARTKKDIRETARMVEDEGRRALAVSTDIRIEEDVKNMISEAVNAFGRIDILVNNAGVAYRKYMVDTSREEYEKIMDTNVKGMFFCTKYALPYLLKRGEGRIVNISSGAGKHGIPKLSIYCASKFAVIGFTESIAYEIGGGVHAYAVCPASVDTDMYRSLYSDEPVLKPEDVAREVLELCLPGTTLPSGSSVDVYRPPVRVV
- a CDS encoding ABC transporter permease, coding for MHTGFLTIYWRDMLRFVRFRALLFSSLVQPALWLAFFGIAMSNNFERLTATMPVVPGVRTIGYLTFIGAGVIAMTTLFTSLFGGTVLLFDKNWGLMRETLSSPLPRIHVIIGIGLSGMTKSFIQAAVIMGFGLFLGVEFFEGYSPAQVLYSLVGIMAFVGTFSLGFLFLSAAIAITMESPEGMQAVITLLTMPFFFTSNALYPVNSFPPVLRALSTINPLTHLVSGIRYFAIGSDFSAIGIRYTYTHAEILVSYIALLAFAGIMFFIARWRFSKVTVT
- a CDS encoding inorganic phosphate transporter, encoding MDLLVIAIILAGLYMAWNIGANDLANAMGTSVGTGALTIKQVIVIAAVFEFLGAVFFGKRVTSTIAKGIVPIDMISSIHPDIVVLGMLAAILAASFWITLATFYNLPVSTSHSIVGSVLGFGLITAYNGTISFSDIHWSVLLKIVASWFISPALGAVLAFLIFSIIRSLYLHRASDLPGVEKKFIFLQLITACYIAFAHGSNDVANAVGPLSAALNVMGITGTEIPIWVLVMGGLGMVIGMATWGYKVVETIGSKITELTPTRGFSAQFATASVVLLHSYSSLPISTTHTLVGSVIGVGLAGGIAAVDLGVIWRIISSWIATVPIAALTSAIIFVGLEVIFL
- a CDS encoding TIGR00153 family protein, coding for MKDYIRSVLDVVAESPFVPLEMHARKGVLAVEKLAEAMEAYCAGNQALLDERTEEIDILEHDADKIKQKIRASIPSSVRLPVNKKDLLSFLKQQDSIADFAQASAYWMTLRPCKDLPDEIKEGFLELMATSLKTARMYDQLVGELYKLLATSFSKEEIKETMQIVPEVEKLEHDVDVLETALLKKIFEYEDAIGGAGVCHLMGLVERVGGIADKCASAADRLRSMILRR
- a CDS encoding SpoIIAA family protein translates to MIEIIPGLPDNVLAVTVSGILTGEDYEKVLVPAIEDKVQKYGKIRILYQLGEKFEGFTDEAMLEDTKFGIRHFTSFEKIALVSNVDWIVNAVKVFKFIIPGSVRTYRNEELSEAKAWISE
- a CDS encoding ATP-binding cassette domain-containing protein; this translates as MKAVDNISFTVRKGEIFSFLGPNGAGKSTVINVLTTLLPVQRGSAKIAGYDLKTEPEKVRESIGIVFQELTLDRDMTVREILEYHGRLYSMPKAERQERVDELISLVELEGKRDTLTKHLSGGMKRRLEIARGLMTRPKVLFMDEPTIGLDPQTRIRIWDYVRDINRQGTTIFLTTHYMDEADQLSDRISIIDHGKIVVTGKSWELKNTLGQDLIYMETNDNWAAGELLKDLDSVKGIKEKSKGIIVMVNVDGTYLLPEIMDRLRNGGIGIKAVNLKKPSMDDVFVHYTGRELRDNGAEKGAVVVPRIRRR
- a CDS encoding SDR family NAD(P)-dependent oxidoreductase; translation: MSLAGQTALVTGGNKGIGRAICFALAKEGANIVIAARNESESRETLDRLKGMGTKAFAVSVDVRSEDDVRRLISVIIDKCGGLDILVNNAGVAYKNRLEETTLEEYDEIMDTNLRGVFLCTKYAIPYIRRSKNGKIINISSVGGLHGIPDFSIYCGSKFAVNGITESIASELEGEIKVYSVCPGAVDTDMYRSFFKDKPPLEPEHIAQKVLELASPDSKVASGKIIEISAPPVPQL
- a CDS encoding phosphoribosyltransferase; translated protein: MFKNRKDAGEQLAQALERYKAENPLILAIPRGGVEVGLQVSKKLGADFSLIIARKLPFPDNPEAGFGAIAENGSTFIFENAGYWLTGETIEHIKQEQIAEIERRVNALRGGNPLPDLAGRTVILIDDGIAMGSTMRAAIELCRNRKAGKVVVAVPVTGRETADAIAKEADEVVVLEIPVYFRAVAQAYENWYDVSDEEVLDLLRERISEKETKEHEFDQSGPGT
- a CDS encoding ubiquitin carboxyl-terminal hydrolase family protein, which encodes MVCAHRDTIKIKYFEPESKGCEECLKSGDSWVHLRICLTCGHVG